From one Pseudomonas fluorescens genomic stretch:
- a CDS encoding SufE family protein — translation MSLPVVAQQALNAFEQAPGWEQRARLLMQWGERLAPLSEEEKTESNRVHGCESQVWLVAEQQDGQWRFKGASDARIIRGLLALLLVRVEGLSSAELAQLDLPAWFNQLGLGRQLSPSRSNGLNAVLQRMAQLAAGT, via the coding sequence ATGAGCCTGCCCGTCGTGGCACAACAAGCCCTGAATGCTTTCGAACAGGCGCCAGGCTGGGAACAGCGGGCGCGACTGCTGATGCAATGGGGCGAGCGTCTGGCGCCCTTGAGCGAAGAGGAAAAGACTGAATCCAACCGTGTTCATGGCTGCGAAAGCCAGGTCTGGCTGGTGGCCGAGCAACAGGACGGCCAGTGGCGCTTCAAAGGTGCCAGCGATGCGCGGATCATTCGCGGCTTGCTAGCACTATTGCTGGTGCGGGTCGAGGGACTGTCCAGCGCTGAGCTGGCGCAACTGGACCTGCCCGCGTGGTTCAATCAACTGGGCCTGGGCCGCCAGCTCTCGCCTTCGCGCAGCAACGGCCTGAACGCCGTGCTGCAACGCATGGCTCAGCTTGCCGCAGGCACCTGA
- the tcdA gene encoding tRNA cyclic N6-threonylcarbamoyladenosine(37) synthase TcdA, with amino-acid sequence MSTEDPRFAGVARLYGDNGLQRLREAHVAIVGIGGVGSWAAEAMARSGVGEISLFDLDDVCVSNTNRQLHAQEGNIGRAKAEVMAERLRAINPACKVHAVVDFVTKETLPEYIGEHIDCVIDCIDSVMAKAALIGWCKRHKITIISTGGAGGQIDPTQIRVADLNKTFNDPLASRVRSTLRRDYGFSRTVTRNYSVPCVFSTEQLRYPKGDGSVCLQKSFVGEGVKLDCSGGFGAVMMVTATFGMVAASKAVEKLVAGARRPSERKAQVPAAS; translated from the coding sequence ATGAGTACAGAAGATCCACGCTTTGCCGGTGTCGCCCGGTTATACGGTGACAACGGCCTGCAGCGCCTGCGCGAGGCCCATGTGGCCATCGTCGGTATCGGCGGGGTCGGCTCCTGGGCGGCCGAAGCCATGGCCCGTAGCGGTGTGGGCGAAATATCGCTGTTCGACCTCGATGATGTCTGCGTCAGCAACACCAACCGCCAGTTGCATGCCCAGGAAGGCAATATCGGCCGGGCCAAGGCCGAGGTCATGGCCGAGCGCCTGCGGGCCATCAACCCAGCGTGCAAGGTGCATGCGGTGGTGGATTTCGTCACCAAGGAAACCCTGCCCGAGTACATCGGCGAGCACATCGATTGCGTGATCGACTGCATCGACAGTGTCATGGCCAAGGCCGCGTTGATTGGCTGGTGCAAGCGCCACAAGATCACCATTATCAGCACCGGTGGTGCCGGTGGGCAGATCGACCCGACCCAGATCCGCGTCGCCGACCTGAACAAGACCTTCAACGACCCGCTGGCCTCGCGGGTGCGTTCGACCCTGCGTCGTGACTATGGGTTTTCCCGCACGGTAACCCGCAACTACAGCGTGCCCTGTGTGTTCTCCACCGAGCAACTGCGCTACCCCAAAGGTGACGGCAGCGTCTGCCTGCAGAAGAGCTTTGTCGGCGAGGGGGTGAAGCTCGATTGCTCCGGCGGCTTCGGCGCGGTGATGATGGTCACCGCGACCTTTGGCATGGTCGCCGCCAGCAAGGCGGTGGAAAAGCTTGTGGCCGGTGCCCGCCGCCCGTCCGAGCGCAAGGCTCAGGTGCCTGCGGCAAGCTGA
- a CDS encoding glycosyltransferase — translation MSSRKFGINLVIVMAIAALFTGFWALINRPVSAPNWPEQISGFSYSPFRLGESPQKGQYPSEDELRQDLEQLSKLTDSIRIYTVEGTQAEIPRLAEEFGLRVTLGVWISPDLERNEREIEKAIELANSSRSVVRVMVGNEALFRKEITPEALIQYMDRVRAAVKVPVTTSEQWHIWKDHPELAKHADLVAAHILPYWEFIPMKDAGQFVLDRARDLKQQFPRKPLLLSEVGWPSNGRMRGGADATQADQAIYLRTLVNKLNRQGYNYFVIEAYDQPWKASDEGSVGAYWGVFNAARQQKFNFEGPVVAIPQWRVLAVGSVVLAMLSLTLLLIDGSALRQRGRTFLTFIAFLCGSVLVWIGYDYSQQYSTWFSLTVGFLLALGALGVFIVLLTEAHELAEAVWIHKRRREFLPVQADAAYRPKVSVHVPCYNEPPEMVKQTLNALAALDYPDYEVLIIDNNTKDPAVWEPIKAHCEMLGERFKFFHVAPLAGFKGGALNYLIPHTAKDAEVIAVIDSDYCVDRNWLKHMVPHFADPKIAVVQSPQDYRDQNESTFKKLCYSEYKGFFHIGMVTRNDRDAIIQHGTMTMTRRSVLEELGWADWCICEDAELGLRVFEKGYSAAYSHESYGKGLMPDTFIDFKKQRFRWAYGAIQIIKRHAASLLRGKDSELTRGQRYHFLAGWLPWIADGMNIFFTVGALLWSAAMIIVPQRVDPPLLIFAIPPLALFVFKVGKIVFLYRRAVGVNLKDAFAAALAGLALSHTIAKAVLYGFFTSSIPFFRTPKNADSHGVLVALSEAREELFIMLLLWGAAAGIYLVQGLPSNDMRFWVAMLLVQSLPYLAALIMALLSSLPKPVDAAQPAQAS, via the coding sequence ATGTCATCGCGTAAATTTGGTATCAACCTGGTAATAGTCATGGCTATCGCCGCACTATTCACCGGGTTCTGGGCGCTGATCAACCGCCCGGTTTCCGCCCCCAACTGGCCGGAGCAGATTTCCGGTTTCTCCTATTCGCCGTTCCGCCTGGGCGAGAGCCCGCAAAAGGGCCAGTACCCGAGCGAGGACGAACTGCGCCAGGATCTCGAGCAGCTCAGCAAGCTGACCGACAGCATCCGGATTTACACTGTTGAAGGCACCCAGGCGGAGATTCCGCGCCTGGCCGAAGAGTTCGGCCTGCGTGTGACCCTGGGGGTGTGGATCAGCCCCGACCTTGAGCGCAACGAGCGGGAAATCGAGAAAGCCATCGAACTGGCCAACAGCTCGCGCAGTGTCGTGCGGGTAATGGTCGGCAACGAAGCGCTGTTTCGCAAGGAGATCACCCCTGAAGCGCTGATCCAGTACATGGACCGGGTGCGCGCGGCGGTAAAAGTGCCAGTCACCACCAGTGAGCAGTGGCACATCTGGAAAGATCATCCGGAGCTGGCCAAGCATGCGGACCTGGTGGCGGCGCACATCCTGCCGTATTGGGAATTCATCCCGATGAAGGATGCCGGCCAGTTCGTCCTGGATCGCGCCCGCGACCTCAAGCAACAATTCCCACGCAAACCCCTGCTGTTGTCTGAAGTCGGCTGGCCGAGCAACGGCCGCATGCGCGGCGGTGCCGACGCCACCCAGGCCGACCAGGCCATCTATCTGCGCACCCTGGTCAACAAGCTCAACCGCCAGGGTTACAACTACTTTGTCATCGAAGCCTACGACCAACCGTGGAAGGCCAGCGACGAAGGCTCGGTGGGCGCCTATTGGGGCGTGTTCAACGCTGCCCGCCAGCAAAAATTCAACTTCGAAGGCCCGGTGGTGGCCATTCCGCAATGGCGCGTGCTGGCAGTCGGCTCGGTGGTGCTGGCGATGCTCTCGCTGACCCTGCTGCTGATCGACGGCTCGGCCCTGCGCCAGCGCGGCCGGACCTTCCTGACCTTCATCGCTTTCCTTTGCGGTTCGGTGCTGGTGTGGATCGGCTACGACTACAGCCAGCAGTACAGCACCTGGTTCAGCCTGACCGTGGGCTTTTTGCTCGCCCTCGGCGCACTCGGCGTATTCATTGTGTTGCTCACCGAGGCCCATGAACTGGCCGAAGCGGTATGGATCCACAAGCGCCGCCGGGAGTTCCTGCCGGTGCAGGCCGACGCCGCCTACCGCCCCAAGGTCTCGGTGCATGTGCCCTGCTACAACGAGCCGCCGGAGATGGTCAAACAGACCCTCAACGCCCTGGCCGCGCTGGACTATCCGGACTACGAAGTCCTGATCATCGACAACAACACCAAGGACCCGGCGGTCTGGGAGCCGATCAAGGCCCACTGCGAGATGCTCGGCGAGCGCTTCAAGTTCTTCCACGTCGCGCCCCTGGCCGGCTTCAAGGGCGGCGCGCTGAACTACCTGATCCCGCATACCGCCAAGGACGCCGAAGTGATCGCGGTGATCGACTCGGACTACTGCGTCGATCGCAACTGGCTCAAGCACATGGTGCCGCACTTCGCCGACCCGAAGATTGCCGTGGTGCAATCGCCCCAGGATTATCGCGACCAGAACGAAAGCACCTTCAAGAAGCTCTGCTACAGCGAGTACAAGGGCTTCTTCCATATCGGCATGGTCACCCGCAACGACCGTGACGCGATCATCCAGCACGGCACCATGACCATGACCCGCCGCTCGGTACTCGAAGAGTTGGGCTGGGCCGACTGGTGTATCTGTGAAGACGCCGAGCTGGGCCTGCGGGTGTTCGAGAAAGGCTACTCGGCGGCGTATTCCCACGAGAGCTATGGCAAGGGGCTGATGCCCGATACCTTCATCGACTTCAAGAAGCAGCGCTTCCGCTGGGCCTATGGCGCCATCCAGATCATCAAGCGCCACGCCGCGAGCCTGTTGCGCGGCAAGGACTCGGAACTGACCCGTGGCCAGCGCTACCACTTCCTCGCCGGCTGGCTGCCGTGGATCGCCGATGGCATGAACATCTTCTTCACCGTCGGCGCGCTGCTGTGGTCGGCAGCGATGATCATCGTGCCGCAACGGGTCGACCCGCCGCTGCTGATCTTCGCCATTCCACCGTTGGCGCTGTTCGTGTTCAAGGTCGGCAAGATCGTGTTCCTCTACCGCCGTGCGGTGGGCGTGAACCTCAAGGACGCCTTCGCCGCGGCGCTGGCCGGCCTTGCGTTGTCGCACACCATCGCCAAGGCGGTGCTGTACGGTTTCTTCACCAGCAGCATTCCGTTCTTCCGCACGCCAAAGAACGCCGACAGCCATGGTGTGCTGGTGGCACTGTCCGAGGCCCGTGAAGAGCTGTTCATCATGCTGCTGCTGTGGGGCGCGGCGGCCGGGATCTATCTGGTCCAGGGTCTGCCGAGCAATGACATGCGCTTCTGGGTGGCCATGCTGCTGGTGCAGTCGCTGCCGTACCTGGCGGCGCTGATCATGGCCCTGCTGTCGTCGCTGCCAAAGCCGGTGGATGCCGCGCAGCCGGCCCAGGCCTCCTGA
- the dapE gene encoding succinyl-diaminopimelate desuccinylase, which translates to MTAPADLSPTLELACDLIRRPSVTPLDFDCQKQMMQRLGDAGFLLEPMRIEDVDNFWATHGTQEGPVLCFAGHTDVVPTGPVQAWQNDPFDALIDADGMLCGRGAADMKGSLAAMVVATERFVADYPNHRGKVAFLITSDEEGPAHHGTKAVVERLAARNERLDWCIVGEPSSTSLVGDVVKNGRRGSLGAKLTVRGVQGHVAYPHLAKNPIHLAAPALAELAGEHWDEGNAFFPPTSFQISNLNSGTGATNVVPGELTALFNFRFSTESTVESLQQRVAAILDKHQLDWHVDWALSGLPFLTEPGDLLDAVSASIKAVTGRETKASTSGGTSDGRFIATLGTQVVELGPVNATIHQVNERILASDLDVLTEIYYQTLTRLLA; encoded by the coding sequence ATGACGGCCCCAGCCGACCTCTCGCCTACCCTTGAACTGGCCTGCGACCTGATTCGCCGTCCGTCGGTAACCCCGCTGGACTTCGACTGCCAGAAACAGATGATGCAGCGCCTGGGCGATGCCGGTTTCCTGCTTGAGCCGATGCGCATCGAAGACGTCGACAACTTCTGGGCTACCCATGGCACCCAGGAAGGTCCGGTGCTGTGCTTCGCCGGCCACACCGACGTGGTCCCGACCGGCCCGGTGCAGGCTTGGCAGAACGATCCGTTCGACGCCCTGATCGATGCCGACGGCATGCTCTGCGGGCGCGGCGCGGCCGACATGAAGGGCAGCCTGGCCGCCATGGTGGTGGCTACCGAGCGCTTCGTCGCCGACTACCCGAACCATCGCGGCAAGGTCGCCTTCCTGATCACCAGCGATGAAGAAGGCCCGGCCCACCACGGCACCAAGGCCGTGGTCGAGCGCCTGGCCGCGCGCAACGAGCGCCTGGACTGGTGCATCGTCGGCGAGCCATCGAGCACCAGCCTGGTCGGTGACGTGGTCAAGAACGGCCGTCGCGGCTCGCTTGGCGCCAAGCTCACGGTGCGTGGCGTGCAGGGCCATGTGGCCTACCCGCACCTGGCCAAGAACCCGATTCACCTGGCAGCTCCAGCCCTGGCGGAACTGGCTGGCGAGCACTGGGACGAAGGCAATGCGTTCTTCCCGCCGACCAGCTTCCAGATCTCCAACCTCAACTCCGGCACCGGCGCCACCAACGTGGTACCGGGCGAGCTGACCGCGCTGTTCAACTTCCGCTTCTCTACCGAATCGACGGTCGAAAGCCTGCAGCAGCGGGTTGCCGCCATCCTCGACAAGCACCAACTGGACTGGCATGTGGATTGGGCGCTTTCGGGCCTGCCATTCCTGACCGAACCGGGCGACCTGCTCGACGCGGTATCGGCCAGCATCAAGGCGGTCACCGGTCGTGAGACCAAGGCCTCGACCAGCGGCGGCACCTCCGACGGGCGCTTCATCGCCACCCTGGGCACCCAGGTGGTCGAATTGGGCCCGGTCAACGCCACCATTCACCAGGTCAACGAGCGGATCCTGGCCAGCGACCTCGATGTGCTGACCGAAATCTACTACCAGACCCTGACCCGGTTGCTTGCCTGA
- a CDS encoding putative RNA methyltransferase — protein MLTCPICSAALSTLDNGVACPAGHRFDRARQGYLNLLPVQHKNSRDPGDNQAMVEARRDFLNAGHYAPVARRLAELAAERAPARWLDIGCGEGYYTAQIAQALPEADGYALDISREAVKRACKRNPALTWLVASMARVPLADGSCQFLASVFSPLDWQEALRLLSPGGGLMRVGPTNEHLIELRHKLYDEVRDYSDDKHLALVPEGMRHAHSETLKLRLSLADSKARADLLAMTPHGWRASAEKRARVIDQAEPFEVTVSMRYDYFVRQD, from the coding sequence ATGCTCACCTGCCCGATCTGCAGCGCCGCGCTGAGCACGCTCGACAATGGTGTGGCCTGCCCGGCCGGCCACCGTTTCGACCGTGCCCGTCAGGGTTACCTGAACCTATTGCCGGTGCAGCACAAGAACAGCCGTGACCCGGGTGACAACCAGGCCATGGTCGAGGCCCGCCGCGATTTTCTCAACGCTGGCCATTACGCTCCAGTAGCCCGGCGCCTGGCCGAACTTGCCGCTGAACGCGCACCCGCGCGCTGGTTGGACATCGGCTGTGGCGAGGGTTACTACACCGCGCAAATTGCCCAGGCATTGCCCGAAGCCGACGGTTACGCCCTGGACATCTCCCGCGAAGCGGTCAAGCGCGCCTGCAAGCGCAACCCGGCGCTGACCTGGCTGGTGGCGAGCATGGCCCGGGTGCCGCTGGCCGATGGCAGTTGCCAGTTCCTGGCCAGTGTCTTCAGCCCTCTGGACTGGCAAGAGGCCCTGCGCCTGCTCAGCCCCGGCGGCGGCCTGATGCGTGTCGGCCCGACCAACGAGCACCTGATCGAGCTGCGCCACAAGCTCTACGATGAAGTGCGCGACTACAGCGACGACAAGCACCTGGCACTGGTGCCCGAGGGCATGCGGCACGCCCACAGCGAAACCCTGAAATTGCGCTTGAGCCTTGCCGACAGCAAGGCCCGCGCCGACCTGCTGGCCATGACCCCGCATGGCTGGCGCGCCAGCGCTGAAAAACGCGCGCGCGTCATCGACCAGGCCGAACCTTTCGAGGTCACGGTATCGATGCGTTACGATTACTTTGTGCGCCAAGACTGA
- a CDS encoding cold-shock protein, translated as MSSRETGSVKWFNDAKGYGFIQREGGADVFVHYRAIRGEGHRTLLEGQQVEYNLTQGQKGLQAEDVVGL; from the coding sequence ATGTCGTCTCGTGAGACTGGAAGTGTAAAGTGGTTCAATGACGCCAAAGGTTACGGCTTCATTCAGCGTGAAGGTGGCGCGGACGTGTTCGTTCACTACCGTGCCATCCGCGGGGAGGGTCATCGCACCCTGCTTGAGGGGCAGCAGGTCGAATACAATCTGACTCAGGGCCAGAAAGGCCTGCAGGCAGAAGACGTAGTCGGGCTGTAA
- the plsB gene encoding glycerol-3-phosphate 1-O-acyltransferase PlsB has protein sequence MTRSPLRRLIFGALRRLLYLWVRSETINQSSFTLNLDRSRPVFYALQSPSLTDLAVLDRECTKAGLPRPVLPVAVGTLQEPAAFFYLTPEPDWLGRQDKRGAPPTLARLVNAISQHAEEDAQIIPVSVFWGQSPASESSPWKLLFADSWAVTGRLRRLLTVLILGRKTRVQFSAPIHLRELVQHNKGHERTVRMAQRLLRVHFRNLKSAVIGPDISHRRNLVKGLVHDPLVRQAIADEAEREKIPLAKAEAQALRYGNEIASDYTYTAIRFLEVVLSWFWNKIYDGIKVNHIEQVQGIAPGHEVIYVPCHRSHIDYLLLSYLLFRNGLTPPHIAAGINLNMPVIGGLLRRGGAFFMRRTFKGNPLYTAVFNEYLHTLFTKGFPVEYFVEGGRSRTGRMLQPKTGMLAITLRSYLRSSRTPIVFVPVYIGYERVLEGRTYLGELRGASKKKETIFDIFKVIGALKQRFGQVAVNFGEPIRLGAFLDQQQPGWREQEHGPQFRPAWLNETTSRLGEKVAQHLNEAAAINPVNLVALALLSTSRLALDERALARVLDLYLALLRKVPYSPHTTLPEGDGLALISHVKGMELLAEQSDALGKILYLDEQNAVLMTYYRNNVLHIFALPALLASFFQSSSRMSRELILQYTRALYPYLQSELFIRWELDELDAVIDQWLEAFVEQGLLRFENGVYLRPAPSSRQFVLLTLLARAITQTLQRFYMATALLLNSGQHTLSAEELEDLCVIMAQRLSILHGLNAPEFFDKTLFRHFIQTQIEQGVLHPDVNGKLGYHEKLSELAEGAAKRVLSAQVRLSIRQVALHRSEEATETAA, from the coding sequence ATGACCCGTTCCCCCTTGCGCCGCCTGATCTTCGGCGCCCTGCGTCGCCTGTTGTACCTGTGGGTTCGCTCCGAGACCATCAACCAGTCGTCCTTTACCCTGAACCTGGATCGCAGCCGGCCGGTGTTCTACGCCCTGCAGTCGCCGTCGCTCACCGACCTTGCCGTGCTTGACCGCGAATGCACCAAAGCCGGGCTGCCTCGCCCGGTGCTACCGGTCGCCGTGGGTACCCTGCAAGAGCCCGCAGCGTTCTTTTACCTGACGCCGGAGCCCGACTGGCTCGGCCGCCAGGACAAGCGCGGCGCCCCTCCCACCCTGGCGCGGCTGGTCAACGCCATCAGCCAGCATGCCGAGGAAGATGCACAGATCATCCCCGTCAGCGTGTTCTGGGGCCAGTCGCCGGCCAGCGAATCCAGCCCCTGGAAGCTGCTGTTCGCCGACAGCTGGGCAGTTACCGGGCGCCTGCGCCGTCTGCTCACCGTACTGATCCTCGGGCGCAAGACCCGCGTGCAGTTCTCGGCGCCGATTCACCTGCGCGAGCTGGTGCAACACAACAAAGGTCACGAGCGCACCGTGCGCATGGCCCAGCGCCTGCTGCGGGTGCACTTTCGCAACCTCAAGAGCGCGGTCATCGGCCCGGACATCTCCCACCGGCGCAACCTGGTCAAGGGCCTGGTCCACGACCCGCTGGTGCGCCAGGCCATTGCCGATGAAGCCGAACGCGAGAAAATCCCGCTGGCAAAAGCCGAAGCCCAGGCCCTGCGCTACGGCAACGAGATCGCCTCGGACTACACCTACACCGCCATCCGCTTCCTCGAAGTGGTACTGAGCTGGTTCTGGAACAAGATCTACGACGGCATCAAGGTCAACCACATCGAGCAGGTGCAGGGCATCGCCCCGGGCCACGAAGTCATCTACGTGCCGTGCCACCGCAGCCATATCGACTACCTGCTGCTGTCCTACCTGCTGTTTCGCAACGGCCTGACGCCGCCGCACATCGCTGCCGGGATCAACCTCAACATGCCGGTGATCGGCGGCCTGCTGCGCCGTGGCGGGGCGTTTTTCATGCGCCGCACCTTCAAGGGCAACCCGCTGTACACCGCCGTGTTCAACGAGTACCTGCACACCCTGTTCACCAAGGGTTTCCCGGTCGAGTACTTCGTCGAGGGCGGCCGCTCGCGCACCGGGCGCATGCTGCAGCCGAAAACCGGCATGCTCGCCATCACCCTGCGCAGCTACCTGCGTTCATCGCGCACGCCAATCGTCTTCGTGCCGGTGTACATCGGATATGAACGGGTACTCGAAGGCCGCACCTACCTGGGCGAACTGCGCGGGGCGAGCAAGAAGAAAGAAACGATTTTCGACATCTTCAAGGTCATCGGCGCGCTCAAGCAACGCTTTGGCCAGGTGGCGGTCAACTTCGGCGAGCCGATCCGCCTCGGCGCCTTCCTCGACCAGCAGCAACCCGGCTGGCGCGAGCAGGAGCACGGCCCACAGTTCCGCCCGGCCTGGCTCAACGAAACCACATCGCGCCTGGGCGAGAAGGTCGCCCAGCACCTGAACGAGGCAGCGGCGATCAACCCGGTCAACCTGGTGGCCCTGGCGCTGCTCTCCACCAGCCGCCTGGCCCTGGACGAACGCGCCCTGGCGCGGGTGCTGGACCTGTACCTGGCACTGCTGCGCAAGGTGCCCTACTCGCCGCACACCACGCTGCCTGAAGGCGATGGCCTGGCCCTGATCAGCCACGTCAAGGGCATGGAGCTGCTGGCCGAGCAGAGCGATGCGCTAGGCAAGATCCTCTACCTGGACGAGCAGAACGCCGTCCTGATGACCTACTACCGCAACAACGTGCTGCATATCTTCGCCCTGCCGGCCTTGCTGGCAAGCTTCTTCCAGAGCAGCTCGCGGATGAGCCGCGAACTGATCCTGCAGTACACCCGGGCATTGTACCCGTACCTGCAATCGGAACTGTTCATTCGCTGGGAGCTCGATGAGCTGGACGCAGTCATCGACCAGTGGCTGGAGGCTTTCGTCGAGCAGGGCCTGCTGCGCTTTGAAAACGGCGTGTACCTGCGCCCGGCGCCAAGTTCGCGGCAGTTCGTGCTGCTGACCCTGCTGGCCCGTGCCATCACCCAGACCCTGCAGCGCTTCTACATGGCCACCGCCTTGCTGCTCAACAGCGGCCAGCACACGCTGAGCGCCGAAGAGCTGGAAGACCTGTGCGTGATCATGGCCCAGCGCCTGTCGATTTTGCATGGCCTGAACGCCCCGGAGTTCTTCGACAAAACCCTGTTCCGCCACTTCATCCAGACCCAGATCGAACAAGGCGTGCTGCATCCGGACGTCAATGGCAAGCTCGGTTACCACGAAAAACTCAGCGAGCTGGCCGAAGGCGCGGCCAAGCGGGTGTTGTCGGCGCAGGTGCGCCTGTCGATCCGCCAGGTAGCCCTGCATCGCAGCGAAGAAGCCACCGAGACCGCGGCATAG
- a CDS encoding YbaY family lipoprotein, with the protein MKKLSLILLGSLLAACSSTPEAPKASLDGEVFYLQRIALPPAATLSVALQDVSLMDAPAVTLASQSGPVKGNVPLPFHLSYDPAQVKPGHRYAVSARIELDGKLLFINTEHHGVQLDGNDPQPVRIKVDAVR; encoded by the coding sequence ATGAAAAAACTGTCCCTGATCCTTCTTGGCAGCCTGCTGGCCGCGTGCAGCAGCACCCCTGAAGCGCCCAAGGCCAGCCTCGATGGCGAGGTCTTCTACCTGCAACGTATCGCCCTGCCGCCGGCCGCCACTTTGAGCGTCGCCCTGCAGGACGTTTCGCTGATGGACGCCCCCGCCGTCACCCTGGCCAGCCAGAGCGGCCCGGTCAAAGGCAACGTGCCGCTGCCCTTCCACCTGAGCTACGATCCTGCTCAGGTCAAGCCCGGCCACCGCTATGCGGTCAGCGCGCGGATCGAACTGGACGGCAAGCTGCTGTTCATCAATACCGAACACCATGGTGTGCAGCTTGATGGCAACGACCCGCAGCCGGTGCGGATCAAGGTCGATGCCGTTCGTTGA
- a CDS encoding DUF4197 domain-containing protein has translation MFRPALTFTGLCAGLLLSASALALSLGDLSQKDASTGLKDALTQGAQVAVKQLGTPGGFSNNPDVRIELPGNLGKAAKKMKTFGMGAQVEQLETSMNKAAEAAMPQAQALLVDAVKKMTVDDAKGILSGGNDSATQYLSKTSREQIRAKFLPIVKKATDQVGLAQQYNNFAGQAATLGVLDAKNANVEGYVTEQALNGLFEMIAKQEETIRQNPAAAATSIAKKVFGAL, from the coding sequence ATGTTCCGCCCTGCTCTAACCTTCACCGGCCTGTGCGCCGGCCTGCTGCTGTCAGCCAGCGCCCTGGCGCTGTCGCTCGGCGACCTCTCGCAAAAAGATGCCTCCACTGGCCTGAAAGACGCACTGACCCAGGGCGCCCAGGTAGCAGTGAAACAACTGGGCACCCCCGGTGGTTTCAGCAACAACCCGGATGTGCGCATCGAACTGCCGGGCAACCTTGGCAAAGCGGCCAAGAAGATGAAGACCTTCGGCATGGGCGCCCAGGTCGAGCAACTGGAAACCAGCATGAACAAAGCCGCCGAGGCGGCCATGCCGCAGGCCCAGGCGCTGCTGGTCGATGCCGTGAAGAAAATGACCGTGGACGATGCCAAGGGCATCCTCAGCGGCGGCAACGATTCGGCTACCCAGTACCTGAGCAAGACCAGCCGCGAGCAGATTCGCGCCAAGTTCCTGCCGATCGTCAAGAAAGCCACCGACCAGGTTGGCCTTGCCCAGCAATACAACAACTTCGCCGGGCAAGCGGCGACCCTTGGCGTGCTGGATGCCAAGAATGCCAACGTCGAAGGCTACGTGACCGAACAGGCGCTCAACGGCCTGTTCGAGATGATTGCCAAGCAGGAAGAAACCATCCGCCAGAACCCGGCTGCGGCGGCTACCAGCATTGCCAAGAAGGTGTTTGGCGCGCTTTAA